A single Raphanus sativus cultivar WK10039 unplaced genomic scaffold, ASM80110v3 Scaffold0053, whole genome shotgun sequence DNA region contains:
- the LOC108843710 gene encoding sister chromatid cohesion protein PDS5 homolog C isoform X1 has product MSDSEKEIENQILEAGEKLIDPPSSLDELLSLLDKIFTCLVDVEQSPPASMQNALSPLMTALVDGKLVKHSDTDVKVSVAACISEITRITAPDAPYDDDQMKEVFKLIVSSFENLDDDSSRSYSKRTSILETVAKVRSCVVMLDLECDSLLIEMFQNFLKAVRDHHKGNLFSSMENIMTLVLEESEEIPTKMLSPILHYVRKDDEVPQVSRTLAEQVLSKCASKLKNYLTEAVKSSGVSLDKYSKIVASICEGTFSALQQDQLVENEKEDSQGPSTKEAEVEQDKQEAEVISTPERTDPPKDESIKSGVSNGIAQQNDSSVDTESTKKLDDTNAEDEPEQLDSNTGLDDTSEKKAAVEHQTQEEEPSSVKQVESSKSPDIKEDTEPEALLDSKDVQSLPPDDSSVNAAASENDKDTSVQAEPPKTSADETANVSSPSKPDEEIQPETTANQKKKEGSTKEAKPSKTSADETANVSSPSKAEDLVEEIQPKTTANQKKNESSTKEAKPSAVSATEEASEETKTSKAKMTKKSGKKVASSSKAKSTVSPSKKSASETKAAKQSEKKAVESDNVQESSKPKVEKKKPGRGKAMDDTSSGDSEKPAVSSGKSASKSKKEVKEPIEESPNTSSKRKRSLGTEKKKASDLQNPDGNIVGSRVRVWWPIDKAYYKGVVDSYDSAKKRHLVIYDDGDQEILNLKKQKWHFLDESETEGEEAAEEEASTEPQSKKAKTGKQTKIGSSGKKGGGAGSSKSKATPASKSGKKSQDDKSESKPKDSKAAKGKAKSTPASKSKESDVESESEETPKAPEPATKGKSVGSGKSQASQSKSGKKRKR; this is encoded by the exons ATGTCGGATTCTGAAAAAGAGATCGAGAATCAGATTCTGGAAGCAGGGGAGAAGCTTATCGATCCACCTTCTTCACTCGATGAGCTTCTTTCTCTCCTTGAC AAAATCTTCACCTGCTTAGTAGATGTTGAGCAGTCACCTCCCGCCTCAATGCAGAACGCACTCTCTCCCTTGATGACAGCACTAGTCGACGGGAAACTCGTCAAGCATTCCGATACCGATGTGAAAGTCTCAGTCGCTGCCTGCATCAGTGAGATTACTAGAATAACTGCTCCCGATGCTCCTTACGATGATGATCAGATGAAG GAAGTGTTTAAGTTAATCGTATCGTCGTTTGAAAATCTAGACGACGACTCTAGTCGCTCCTATTCCAAAAGGACCTCGATCCTCGAAACTGTGGCCAAGGTCAGATCATGCGTTGTGATGTTGGATCTTGAGTGTGATTCACTTCTTATTGAGATGTTCCAGAATTTCTTGAAGGCTGTAAG GGACCATCATAAAGGGAACTTATTTTCTTCTATGGAGAACATTATGACACTTGTTTTGGAAGAAAGCGAGGAGATACCTACAAAGATGCTTTCACCAATTCTACATTATGTTAGAAAGGATGATGAG GTTCCCCAAGTATCACGGACGTTAGCAGAACAAGTTCTCAGTAAATGTGCTAGCAAGCTCAAAAATTATCTGACTGAGGCAGTGAAATCTTCGGGTGTCTCTTTAGATAAGTATAGTAAGATAGTGGCTTCGATATGTGAAGGGACATTCAGCGCTTTGCAGCAGGACCAACTTGTTGAGAATGAGAAAGAG GATAGTCAAGGTCCTTCAACAAAGGAAGCAGAAGTAGAG cAGGATAAACAGGAGGCAGAAGTAATTTCTACACCCGAGCGAACTGATCCACCTAAGGATGAATCAATTAAGTCAGGAGTCAGCAATGGCATTGCGCAACAAAATGATTCTTCTGTTGATACTGAGTCTACAAAGAAGCTAGATGATACAAATGCTGAAGATGAGCCTGAACAACTTGATAGTAACACTGGCTTGGATGATACATCTGAAAAGAAGGCAGCTGTTGAACATCAAACTCAGGAAGAAGAACCCAGTTCTGTCAAACAGGTGGAGTCATCAAAAAGTCCAGATATCAAGGAGGATACTGAACCTGAAGCACTCTTGGACAGCAAGGATGTGCAAAGTTTACCTCCTGATGATTCATCTGTCAACGCTGCTGCTTCTGAAAACGATAAGGATACAAGTGTGCAGGCTGAGCCACCGAAGACATCTGCTGATGAAACTGCCAATGTCAGTTCTCCATCTAAGCCTGATGAGGAAATCCAGCCTGAGACGACTGCAAACCAGAAGAAAAAGGAGGGTTCGACGAAGGAGGCAAAGCCATCGAAGACATCAGCTGATGAAACTGCCAATGTCAGTTCTCCATCTAAGGCTGAAGATCTTGTTGAGGAGATCCAGCCTAAGACGACTGCAAACCAGAAGAAAAACGAGAGCTCGACGAAGGAGGCCAAGCCATCAGCTGTTAGTGCTACCGAAGAAGCTTCCGAAGAAACAAAGACTTCTAAAGCTAAAATGACAAAAAAGTCAGGAAAAAAGGTTGCTTCTTCAAGTAAGGCCAAGTCTACTGTTTCTCCTTCAAAGAAAAGCGCCTCTGAGACAAAAGCTGCTAAGCAGTCAGAGAAAAAGGCAGTTGAGAGTGATAATGTACAAGAATCCTCGAAGCCAAAAgtggaaaagaaaaaaccagGACGCGGAAAAGCCATGGATGATACTTCTTCAGGTGATAGTGAAAAA CCAGCTGTCTCCTCTGGAAAGTCAGCCTCAAAGTCAAAGAAAGAAGTGAAGGAACCGATAGAAGAAAGTCCTAATACAAGCTCAAAGAGAAAACGAAGTCTAGGCacagagaaaaagaaa GCATCTGATCTCCAAAATCCTGACGGAAATATAGTTGGGTCGAGGGTCAGAGTCTGGTGGCCTATCGATAAAGC GTATTATAAAGGTGTGGTCGATTCATATGATTCTGCTAAGAAGAGACATCTG GTCATCTATGATGATGGAGATCAAGAAATTTTGAATCTTAAGAAACAGAAGTGGCATTTTCTGGATGAATCAGAAACAGAG GGTGAAGAAGCTGCTGAGGAAGAAGCCTCCACAGA GCCCCAGAGTAAGAAAGCTAAGACAGGCAAGCAAACAAAGATAGGATCATCAGGGAAAAA GGGTGGGGGAGCTGGTTCCAGCAAGTCTAAAGCCACTCCTGCTTCCAAGTCCGGCAAGAAGTCCCAGGACGACAAATCAGAGAGCAAACCAAAGGATTCAAAGGCGGCTAAAGGCAAAGCAAAATCTACACCTGCTTCTAAGAGCAAGGAGAGCGATGTGGAGTCAGAGTCGGAAGAGACGCCCAAGGCACCAGAACCAGCAACAAAAGGGAAATCAGTCGGTTCAGGCAAGTCGCAGGCAAGTCAGTCCAAGTCCGGTAAGAAGAGGAAGCGATGA
- the LOC108843710 gene encoding sister chromatid cohesion protein PDS5 homolog C isoform X2: MSDSEKEIENQILEAGEKLIDPPSSLDELLSLLDKIFTCLVDVEQSPPASMQNALSPLMTALVDGKLVKHSDTDVKVSVAACISEITRITAPDAPYDDDQMKEVFKLIVSSFENLDDDSSRSYSKRTSILETVAKVRSCVVMLDLECDSLLIEMFQNFLKAVRDHHKGNLFSSMENIMTLVLEESEEIPTKMLSPILHYVRKDDEVPQVSRTLAEQVLSKCASKLKNYLTEAVKSSGVSLDKYSKIVASICEGTFSALQQDQLVENEKEDSQGPSTKEAEVEDKQEAEVISTPERTDPPKDESIKSGVSNGIAQQNDSSVDTESTKKLDDTNAEDEPEQLDSNTGLDDTSEKKAAVEHQTQEEEPSSVKQVESSKSPDIKEDTEPEALLDSKDVQSLPPDDSSVNAAASENDKDTSVQAEPPKTSADETANVSSPSKPDEEIQPETTANQKKKEGSTKEAKPSKTSADETANVSSPSKAEDLVEEIQPKTTANQKKNESSTKEAKPSAVSATEEASEETKTSKAKMTKKSGKKVASSSKAKSTVSPSKKSASETKAAKQSEKKAVESDNVQESSKPKVEKKKPGRGKAMDDTSSGDSEKPAVSSGKSASKSKKEVKEPIEESPNTSSKRKRSLGTEKKKASDLQNPDGNIVGSRVRVWWPIDKAYYKGVVDSYDSAKKRHLVIYDDGDQEILNLKKQKWHFLDESETEGEEAAEEEASTEPQSKKAKTGKQTKIGSSGKKGGGAGSSKSKATPASKSGKKSQDDKSESKPKDSKAAKGKAKSTPASKSKESDVESESEETPKAPEPATKGKSVGSGKSQASQSKSGKKRKR; the protein is encoded by the exons ATGTCGGATTCTGAAAAAGAGATCGAGAATCAGATTCTGGAAGCAGGGGAGAAGCTTATCGATCCACCTTCTTCACTCGATGAGCTTCTTTCTCTCCTTGAC AAAATCTTCACCTGCTTAGTAGATGTTGAGCAGTCACCTCCCGCCTCAATGCAGAACGCACTCTCTCCCTTGATGACAGCACTAGTCGACGGGAAACTCGTCAAGCATTCCGATACCGATGTGAAAGTCTCAGTCGCTGCCTGCATCAGTGAGATTACTAGAATAACTGCTCCCGATGCTCCTTACGATGATGATCAGATGAAG GAAGTGTTTAAGTTAATCGTATCGTCGTTTGAAAATCTAGACGACGACTCTAGTCGCTCCTATTCCAAAAGGACCTCGATCCTCGAAACTGTGGCCAAGGTCAGATCATGCGTTGTGATGTTGGATCTTGAGTGTGATTCACTTCTTATTGAGATGTTCCAGAATTTCTTGAAGGCTGTAAG GGACCATCATAAAGGGAACTTATTTTCTTCTATGGAGAACATTATGACACTTGTTTTGGAAGAAAGCGAGGAGATACCTACAAAGATGCTTTCACCAATTCTACATTATGTTAGAAAGGATGATGAG GTTCCCCAAGTATCACGGACGTTAGCAGAACAAGTTCTCAGTAAATGTGCTAGCAAGCTCAAAAATTATCTGACTGAGGCAGTGAAATCTTCGGGTGTCTCTTTAGATAAGTATAGTAAGATAGTGGCTTCGATATGTGAAGGGACATTCAGCGCTTTGCAGCAGGACCAACTTGTTGAGAATGAGAAAGAG GATAGTCAAGGTCCTTCAACAAAGGAAGCAGAAGTAGAG GATAAACAGGAGGCAGAAGTAATTTCTACACCCGAGCGAACTGATCCACCTAAGGATGAATCAATTAAGTCAGGAGTCAGCAATGGCATTGCGCAACAAAATGATTCTTCTGTTGATACTGAGTCTACAAAGAAGCTAGATGATACAAATGCTGAAGATGAGCCTGAACAACTTGATAGTAACACTGGCTTGGATGATACATCTGAAAAGAAGGCAGCTGTTGAACATCAAACTCAGGAAGAAGAACCCAGTTCTGTCAAACAGGTGGAGTCATCAAAAAGTCCAGATATCAAGGAGGATACTGAACCTGAAGCACTCTTGGACAGCAAGGATGTGCAAAGTTTACCTCCTGATGATTCATCTGTCAACGCTGCTGCTTCTGAAAACGATAAGGATACAAGTGTGCAGGCTGAGCCACCGAAGACATCTGCTGATGAAACTGCCAATGTCAGTTCTCCATCTAAGCCTGATGAGGAAATCCAGCCTGAGACGACTGCAAACCAGAAGAAAAAGGAGGGTTCGACGAAGGAGGCAAAGCCATCGAAGACATCAGCTGATGAAACTGCCAATGTCAGTTCTCCATCTAAGGCTGAAGATCTTGTTGAGGAGATCCAGCCTAAGACGACTGCAAACCAGAAGAAAAACGAGAGCTCGACGAAGGAGGCCAAGCCATCAGCTGTTAGTGCTACCGAAGAAGCTTCCGAAGAAACAAAGACTTCTAAAGCTAAAATGACAAAAAAGTCAGGAAAAAAGGTTGCTTCTTCAAGTAAGGCCAAGTCTACTGTTTCTCCTTCAAAGAAAAGCGCCTCTGAGACAAAAGCTGCTAAGCAGTCAGAGAAAAAGGCAGTTGAGAGTGATAATGTACAAGAATCCTCGAAGCCAAAAgtggaaaagaaaaaaccagGACGCGGAAAAGCCATGGATGATACTTCTTCAGGTGATAGTGAAAAA CCAGCTGTCTCCTCTGGAAAGTCAGCCTCAAAGTCAAAGAAAGAAGTGAAGGAACCGATAGAAGAAAGTCCTAATACAAGCTCAAAGAGAAAACGAAGTCTAGGCacagagaaaaagaaa GCATCTGATCTCCAAAATCCTGACGGAAATATAGTTGGGTCGAGGGTCAGAGTCTGGTGGCCTATCGATAAAGC GTATTATAAAGGTGTGGTCGATTCATATGATTCTGCTAAGAAGAGACATCTG GTCATCTATGATGATGGAGATCAAGAAATTTTGAATCTTAAGAAACAGAAGTGGCATTTTCTGGATGAATCAGAAACAGAG GGTGAAGAAGCTGCTGAGGAAGAAGCCTCCACAGA GCCCCAGAGTAAGAAAGCTAAGACAGGCAAGCAAACAAAGATAGGATCATCAGGGAAAAA GGGTGGGGGAGCTGGTTCCAGCAAGTCTAAAGCCACTCCTGCTTCCAAGTCCGGCAAGAAGTCCCAGGACGACAAATCAGAGAGCAAACCAAAGGATTCAAAGGCGGCTAAAGGCAAAGCAAAATCTACACCTGCTTCTAAGAGCAAGGAGAGCGATGTGGAGTCAGAGTCGGAAGAGACGCCCAAGGCACCAGAACCAGCAACAAAAGGGAAATCAGTCGGTTCAGGCAAGTCGCAGGCAAGTCAGTCCAAGTCCGGTAAGAAGAGGAAGCGATGA
- the LOC108843710 gene encoding sister chromatid cohesion protein PDS5 homolog C isoform X4 yields the protein MSDSEKEIENQILEAGEKLIDPPSSLDELLSLLDKIFTCLVDVEQSPPASMQNALSPLMTALVDGKLVKHSDTDVKVSVAACISEITRITAPDAPYDDDQMKEVFKLIVSSFENLDDDSSRSYSKRTSILETVAKVRSCVVMLDLECDSLLIEMFQNFLKAVRDHHKGNLFSSMENIMTLVLEESEEIPTKMLSPILHYVRKDDEVPQVSRTLAEQVLSKCASKLKNYLTEAVKSSGVSLDKYSKIVASICEGTFSALQQDQLVENEKEDSQGPSTKEAEVEQDKQEAEVISTPERTDPPKDESIKSGVSNGIAQQNDSSVDTESTKKLDDTNAEDEPEQLDSNTGLDDTSEKKAAVEHQTQEEEPSSVKQVESSKSPDIKEDTEPEALLDSKDVQSLPPDDSSVNAAASENDKDTSVQAEPPKTSADETANVSSPSKPDEEIQPETTANQKKKEGSTKEAKPSKTSADETANVSSPSKAEDLVEEIQPKTTANQKKNESSTKEAKPSAVSATEEASEETKTSKAKMTKKSGKKVASSSKAKSTVSPSKKSASETKAAKQSEKKAVESDNVQESSKPKVEKKKPGRGKAMDDTSSGDSEKPAVSSGKSASKSKKEVKEPIEESPNTSSKRKRSLGTEKKKASDLQNPDGNIVGSRVRVWWPIDKAYYKGVVDSYDSAKKRHLVIYDDGDQEILNLKKQKWHFLDESETEGEEAAEEEASTEPQSKKAKTGKQTKIGSSGKK from the exons ATGTCGGATTCTGAAAAAGAGATCGAGAATCAGATTCTGGAAGCAGGGGAGAAGCTTATCGATCCACCTTCTTCACTCGATGAGCTTCTTTCTCTCCTTGAC AAAATCTTCACCTGCTTAGTAGATGTTGAGCAGTCACCTCCCGCCTCAATGCAGAACGCACTCTCTCCCTTGATGACAGCACTAGTCGACGGGAAACTCGTCAAGCATTCCGATACCGATGTGAAAGTCTCAGTCGCTGCCTGCATCAGTGAGATTACTAGAATAACTGCTCCCGATGCTCCTTACGATGATGATCAGATGAAG GAAGTGTTTAAGTTAATCGTATCGTCGTTTGAAAATCTAGACGACGACTCTAGTCGCTCCTATTCCAAAAGGACCTCGATCCTCGAAACTGTGGCCAAGGTCAGATCATGCGTTGTGATGTTGGATCTTGAGTGTGATTCACTTCTTATTGAGATGTTCCAGAATTTCTTGAAGGCTGTAAG GGACCATCATAAAGGGAACTTATTTTCTTCTATGGAGAACATTATGACACTTGTTTTGGAAGAAAGCGAGGAGATACCTACAAAGATGCTTTCACCAATTCTACATTATGTTAGAAAGGATGATGAG GTTCCCCAAGTATCACGGACGTTAGCAGAACAAGTTCTCAGTAAATGTGCTAGCAAGCTCAAAAATTATCTGACTGAGGCAGTGAAATCTTCGGGTGTCTCTTTAGATAAGTATAGTAAGATAGTGGCTTCGATATGTGAAGGGACATTCAGCGCTTTGCAGCAGGACCAACTTGTTGAGAATGAGAAAGAG GATAGTCAAGGTCCTTCAACAAAGGAAGCAGAAGTAGAG cAGGATAAACAGGAGGCAGAAGTAATTTCTACACCCGAGCGAACTGATCCACCTAAGGATGAATCAATTAAGTCAGGAGTCAGCAATGGCATTGCGCAACAAAATGATTCTTCTGTTGATACTGAGTCTACAAAGAAGCTAGATGATACAAATGCTGAAGATGAGCCTGAACAACTTGATAGTAACACTGGCTTGGATGATACATCTGAAAAGAAGGCAGCTGTTGAACATCAAACTCAGGAAGAAGAACCCAGTTCTGTCAAACAGGTGGAGTCATCAAAAAGTCCAGATATCAAGGAGGATACTGAACCTGAAGCACTCTTGGACAGCAAGGATGTGCAAAGTTTACCTCCTGATGATTCATCTGTCAACGCTGCTGCTTCTGAAAACGATAAGGATACAAGTGTGCAGGCTGAGCCACCGAAGACATCTGCTGATGAAACTGCCAATGTCAGTTCTCCATCTAAGCCTGATGAGGAAATCCAGCCTGAGACGACTGCAAACCAGAAGAAAAAGGAGGGTTCGACGAAGGAGGCAAAGCCATCGAAGACATCAGCTGATGAAACTGCCAATGTCAGTTCTCCATCTAAGGCTGAAGATCTTGTTGAGGAGATCCAGCCTAAGACGACTGCAAACCAGAAGAAAAACGAGAGCTCGACGAAGGAGGCCAAGCCATCAGCTGTTAGTGCTACCGAAGAAGCTTCCGAAGAAACAAAGACTTCTAAAGCTAAAATGACAAAAAAGTCAGGAAAAAAGGTTGCTTCTTCAAGTAAGGCCAAGTCTACTGTTTCTCCTTCAAAGAAAAGCGCCTCTGAGACAAAAGCTGCTAAGCAGTCAGAGAAAAAGGCAGTTGAGAGTGATAATGTACAAGAATCCTCGAAGCCAAAAgtggaaaagaaaaaaccagGACGCGGAAAAGCCATGGATGATACTTCTTCAGGTGATAGTGAAAAA CCAGCTGTCTCCTCTGGAAAGTCAGCCTCAAAGTCAAAGAAAGAAGTGAAGGAACCGATAGAAGAAAGTCCTAATACAAGCTCAAAGAGAAAACGAAGTCTAGGCacagagaaaaagaaa GCATCTGATCTCCAAAATCCTGACGGAAATATAGTTGGGTCGAGGGTCAGAGTCTGGTGGCCTATCGATAAAGC GTATTATAAAGGTGTGGTCGATTCATATGATTCTGCTAAGAAGAGACATCTG GTCATCTATGATGATGGAGATCAAGAAATTTTGAATCTTAAGAAACAGAAGTGGCATTTTCTGGATGAATCAGAAACAGAG GGTGAAGAAGCTGCTGAGGAAGAAGCCTCCACAGA GCCCCAGAGTAAGAAAGCTAAGACAGGCAAGCAAACAAAGATAGGATCATCAGGGAAAAAGTAA
- the LOC108843710 gene encoding sister chromatid cohesion protein PDS5 homolog C isoform X3 codes for MSDSEKEIENQILEAGEKLIDPPSSLDELLSLLDKIFTCLVDVEQSPPASMQNALSPLMTALVDGKLVKHSDTDVKVSVAACISEITRITAPDAPYDDDQMKEVFKLIVSSFENLDDDSSRSYSKRTSILETVAKVRSCVVMLDLECDSLLIEMFQNFLKAVRDHHKGNLFSSMENIMTLVLEESEEIPTKMLSPILHYVRKDDEVPQVSRTLAEQVLSKCASKLKNYLTEAVKSSGVSLDKYSKIVASICEGTFSALQQDQLVENEKEDSQGPSTKEAEVEEAEVISTPERTDPPKDESIKSGVSNGIAQQNDSSVDTESTKKLDDTNAEDEPEQLDSNTGLDDTSEKKAAVEHQTQEEEPSSVKQVESSKSPDIKEDTEPEALLDSKDVQSLPPDDSSVNAAASENDKDTSVQAEPPKTSADETANVSSPSKPDEEIQPETTANQKKKEGSTKEAKPSKTSADETANVSSPSKAEDLVEEIQPKTTANQKKNESSTKEAKPSAVSATEEASEETKTSKAKMTKKSGKKVASSSKAKSTVSPSKKSASETKAAKQSEKKAVESDNVQESSKPKVEKKKPGRGKAMDDTSSGDSEKPAVSSGKSASKSKKEVKEPIEESPNTSSKRKRSLGTEKKKASDLQNPDGNIVGSRVRVWWPIDKAYYKGVVDSYDSAKKRHLVIYDDGDQEILNLKKQKWHFLDESETEGEEAAEEEASTEPQSKKAKTGKQTKIGSSGKKGGGAGSSKSKATPASKSGKKSQDDKSESKPKDSKAAKGKAKSTPASKSKESDVESESEETPKAPEPATKGKSVGSGKSQASQSKSGKKRKR; via the exons ATGTCGGATTCTGAAAAAGAGATCGAGAATCAGATTCTGGAAGCAGGGGAGAAGCTTATCGATCCACCTTCTTCACTCGATGAGCTTCTTTCTCTCCTTGAC AAAATCTTCACCTGCTTAGTAGATGTTGAGCAGTCACCTCCCGCCTCAATGCAGAACGCACTCTCTCCCTTGATGACAGCACTAGTCGACGGGAAACTCGTCAAGCATTCCGATACCGATGTGAAAGTCTCAGTCGCTGCCTGCATCAGTGAGATTACTAGAATAACTGCTCCCGATGCTCCTTACGATGATGATCAGATGAAG GAAGTGTTTAAGTTAATCGTATCGTCGTTTGAAAATCTAGACGACGACTCTAGTCGCTCCTATTCCAAAAGGACCTCGATCCTCGAAACTGTGGCCAAGGTCAGATCATGCGTTGTGATGTTGGATCTTGAGTGTGATTCACTTCTTATTGAGATGTTCCAGAATTTCTTGAAGGCTGTAAG GGACCATCATAAAGGGAACTTATTTTCTTCTATGGAGAACATTATGACACTTGTTTTGGAAGAAAGCGAGGAGATACCTACAAAGATGCTTTCACCAATTCTACATTATGTTAGAAAGGATGATGAG GTTCCCCAAGTATCACGGACGTTAGCAGAACAAGTTCTCAGTAAATGTGCTAGCAAGCTCAAAAATTATCTGACTGAGGCAGTGAAATCTTCGGGTGTCTCTTTAGATAAGTATAGTAAGATAGTGGCTTCGATATGTGAAGGGACATTCAGCGCTTTGCAGCAGGACCAACTTGTTGAGAATGAGAAAGAG GATAGTCAAGGTCCTTCAACAAAGGAAGCAGAAGTAGAG GAGGCAGAAGTAATTTCTACACCCGAGCGAACTGATCCACCTAAGGATGAATCAATTAAGTCAGGAGTCAGCAATGGCATTGCGCAACAAAATGATTCTTCTGTTGATACTGAGTCTACAAAGAAGCTAGATGATACAAATGCTGAAGATGAGCCTGAACAACTTGATAGTAACACTGGCTTGGATGATACATCTGAAAAGAAGGCAGCTGTTGAACATCAAACTCAGGAAGAAGAACCCAGTTCTGTCAAACAGGTGGAGTCATCAAAAAGTCCAGATATCAAGGAGGATACTGAACCTGAAGCACTCTTGGACAGCAAGGATGTGCAAAGTTTACCTCCTGATGATTCATCTGTCAACGCTGCTGCTTCTGAAAACGATAAGGATACAAGTGTGCAGGCTGAGCCACCGAAGACATCTGCTGATGAAACTGCCAATGTCAGTTCTCCATCTAAGCCTGATGAGGAAATCCAGCCTGAGACGACTGCAAACCAGAAGAAAAAGGAGGGTTCGACGAAGGAGGCAAAGCCATCGAAGACATCAGCTGATGAAACTGCCAATGTCAGTTCTCCATCTAAGGCTGAAGATCTTGTTGAGGAGATCCAGCCTAAGACGACTGCAAACCAGAAGAAAAACGAGAGCTCGACGAAGGAGGCCAAGCCATCAGCTGTTAGTGCTACCGAAGAAGCTTCCGAAGAAACAAAGACTTCTAAAGCTAAAATGACAAAAAAGTCAGGAAAAAAGGTTGCTTCTTCAAGTAAGGCCAAGTCTACTGTTTCTCCTTCAAAGAAAAGCGCCTCTGAGACAAAAGCTGCTAAGCAGTCAGAGAAAAAGGCAGTTGAGAGTGATAATGTACAAGAATCCTCGAAGCCAAAAgtggaaaagaaaaaaccagGACGCGGAAAAGCCATGGATGATACTTCTTCAGGTGATAGTGAAAAA CCAGCTGTCTCCTCTGGAAAGTCAGCCTCAAAGTCAAAGAAAGAAGTGAAGGAACCGATAGAAGAAAGTCCTAATACAAGCTCAAAGAGAAAACGAAGTCTAGGCacagagaaaaagaaa GCATCTGATCTCCAAAATCCTGACGGAAATATAGTTGGGTCGAGGGTCAGAGTCTGGTGGCCTATCGATAAAGC GTATTATAAAGGTGTGGTCGATTCATATGATTCTGCTAAGAAGAGACATCTG GTCATCTATGATGATGGAGATCAAGAAATTTTGAATCTTAAGAAACAGAAGTGGCATTTTCTGGATGAATCAGAAACAGAG GGTGAAGAAGCTGCTGAGGAAGAAGCCTCCACAGA GCCCCAGAGTAAGAAAGCTAAGACAGGCAAGCAAACAAAGATAGGATCATCAGGGAAAAA GGGTGGGGGAGCTGGTTCCAGCAAGTCTAAAGCCACTCCTGCTTCCAAGTCCGGCAAGAAGTCCCAGGACGACAAATCAGAGAGCAAACCAAAGGATTCAAAGGCGGCTAAAGGCAAAGCAAAATCTACACCTGCTTCTAAGAGCAAGGAGAGCGATGTGGAGTCAGAGTCGGAAGAGACGCCCAAGGCACCAGAACCAGCAACAAAAGGGAAATCAGTCGGTTCAGGCAAGTCGCAGGCAAGTCAGTCCAAGTCCGGTAAGAAGAGGAAGCGATGA